In Chryseobacterium gleum, a single genomic region encodes these proteins:
- a CDS encoding PRTRC system ThiF family protein has translation MNIQNNSIVNNKPRVHFTYSNFIQPTNPISINLIGAGGTGSQMLTALGRINYALNEMDHPGLSVMLWDDDRVEEANLGRQLFAESELGLNKATALINRTNRFFGTAWKAETRKFQRDASDRITSNMTANIFISCVDNVKTRFEIAEVLKTLDDTYIHRNTAKYWMDFGNSKCTGQVLLSTIGDIRQPDSQKYETVSNLAFITDEYGDLLRQSETVDDTPSCSLAEALEKQDLFINSSLAQLGGSLLWNLFRNGMTENRGFFLNLQNFNSQPIKVA, from the coding sequence ATGAATATTCAAAATAATTCAATTGTAAATAATAAGCCAAGAGTTCATTTTACCTATAGTAATTTTATTCAGCCGACAAACCCAATATCTATAAATCTGATAGGGGCAGGAGGAACGGGTTCGCAGATGCTTACTGCTTTGGGCAGAATAAATTATGCGCTTAACGAAATGGATCATCCCGGACTTTCTGTAATGTTATGGGATGATGATAGGGTAGAAGAAGCAAATCTCGGCAGACAGCTTTTTGCTGAAAGCGAACTTGGACTTAATAAAGCGACAGCATTAATCAACAGGACAAACCGATTTTTCGGAACGGCTTGGAAAGCGGAGACTAGAAAATTTCAAAGAGACGCTTCGGACAGGATTACGAGTAATATGACCGCCAATATTTTTATTTCCTGTGTCGATAATGTGAAAACAAGATTTGAAATCGCTGAGGTTTTAAAAACTTTGGATGATACTTATATACATCGTAATACAGCAAAATATTGGATGGATTTTGGAAACAGTAAATGTACAGGACAGGTATTACTCTCGACAATCGGAGATATTAGACAGCCTGATTCTCAAAAATATGAAACGGTTTCCAATCTTGCTTTTATAACCGATGAATACGGTGATTTATTGAGACAGTCAGAAACAGTAGATGATACTCCAAGTTGCAGTTTGGCAGAAGCACTTGAGAAACAGGATTTATTTATTAATTCTTCTTTAGCCCAATTAGGAGGCTCACTCCTCTGGAATTTATTTCGAAATGGGATGACCGAAAACAGGGGATTTTTTCTGAATCTTCAAAATTTTAACTCACAGCCTATAAAAGTTGCCTGA
- a CDS encoding PRTRC system protein B, which produces MKRKNNNIEAKDVTEDFENLYHPKSALVFYESDDKLSDMYVEYFDMDEDGSPINAHPLTTNEAKYLAKRLKIQNCREKEFLKPQGIISSNILLIDNSENAKVIWYTEFSERELYFSKDLEIPNGTAKVPSLIWCADKLHLKIFAVDYNQRPTEETSLYHAPFFNIYDNGSVCMGNVDTKIKKSASLEEFTATWEHFFFNSYFSHLMYNHNPIKGNCVSLWKDLVQNRKDFPNDVLIKSNLKLKNLL; this is translated from the coding sequence ATGAAACGAAAAAATAATAATATTGAAGCAAAAGATGTAACAGAAGATTTTGAAAATCTTTATCATCCAAAATCAGCATTAGTTTTCTACGAAAGTGATGATAAGCTTTCTGATATGTACGTTGAATATTTTGATATGGATGAAGATGGCAGTCCCATTAATGCACATCCACTTACAACCAACGAAGCTAAATATTTAGCAAAAAGACTTAAAATTCAAAATTGCAGAGAAAAAGAATTTCTTAAACCACAGGGAATTATTTCTTCTAATATTTTACTCATCGACAATTCAGAAAATGCAAAAGTGATTTGGTACACAGAATTTTCAGAACGAGAATTATATTTTTCTAAGGATTTGGAAATACCAAATGGTACAGCGAAAGTACCATCCTTAATTTGGTGTGCTGATAAACTGCATTTGAAGATATTTGCTGTTGATTACAATCAGCGACCAACAGAAGAGACTTCGCTATATCACGCACCATTTTTTAACATCTATGATAACGGGAGTGTTTGTATGGGGAACGTTGATACTAAAATTAAAAAGTCAGCTTCCTTGGAAGAATTTACGGCTACTTGGGAGCATTTTTTTTTCAATTCCTATTTCAGTCACTTAATGTACAATCATAATCCTATAAAGGGAAATTGTGTCTCGCTTTGGAAAGACCTTGTTCAGAACAGAAAGGATTTTCCAAATGATGTGCTTATAAAATCTAATCTTAAATTAAAAAACCTACTGTAA
- a CDS encoding phospholipase D-like domain-containing protein has product MRTRAKENGLEVTCVAGTSAVILSIDMPQQQTEGLLGFSIEREDLIENEKYFLKGFKYFEETVGSAVKNELFSSFEHPIQSFMWEDFTVKSTYDYIYNIIPVYGKPKFLEHRPGCKIKVNIPDESTSKHSVYFNRGVAGSLAYAREFGNIRPWSEGVSEENSLRALKWLGKGLDDALLNFIKKAEDETYSIRAAFYEFEYLPILEALKDAYEDRSVDVKIIYDSRGEEKANNLAINEAGIPRQILIPRKEEANKSYIAHNKFMILLKDGKPIEILSGSTNITAKGIFGQCNAAHIIRDEEVAQKFHQYWEYLAQDPINEVLGKQTLEIQEDILYDNLNKGITVFFSPREQKTILKTYAEYMDNSKSLICGMFPFSFSKHMKEIITKDTENLKYIILDNNRSIHTTLVSNDYDNVIIYGTYLKDGLYDWLAEKHSGLLLNAKPSGVGTNFIHNKIILIDPLGEDPIVISGSANYSDNSILNNDENTLVIRGDKDLSDLYFTEFVRIFNHYYARSKALEMSGKVSGNDNPLHLKTDYLAWVKSFYNKNALKYKRKKMFVDLICS; this is encoded by the coding sequence ATGAGAACACGTGCTAAAGAGAACGGACTTGAAGTGACCTGCGTTGCAGGAACTTCAGCAGTGATACTTTCGATTGATATGCCCCAACAACAAACTGAGGGACTACTGGGATTTTCTATCGAAAGAGAAGATTTGATAGAAAATGAAAAGTACTTTTTAAAAGGATTTAAATATTTTGAAGAAACTGTTGGGAGCGCAGTAAAAAATGAATTATTCAGCAGCTTTGAGCATCCTATCCAATCATTTATGTGGGAGGATTTTACTGTAAAATCAACCTACGATTATATCTACAATATAATTCCTGTATATGGAAAGCCTAAATTTTTAGAGCATAGACCTGGCTGTAAAATCAAGGTTAATATTCCCGACGAAAGTACTTCAAAACACTCAGTGTATTTTAACCGTGGGGTAGCGGGGAGCCTAGCATATGCTAGAGAGTTTGGGAATATCAGACCTTGGTCAGAGGGAGTATCTGAAGAGAATTCTTTGAGAGCATTAAAGTGGCTTGGTAAGGGCTTGGATGATGCTTTGTTGAACTTTATCAAAAAAGCTGAAGATGAAACATATAGTATTAGAGCTGCTTTTTACGAGTTTGAATATTTGCCCATTTTAGAAGCATTGAAAGATGCATATGAAGATAGAAGCGTTGATGTTAAGATAATTTATGATTCCAGAGGAGAGGAGAAAGCAAATAATCTTGCCATAAATGAAGCAGGCATTCCAAGACAAATTTTAATTCCAAGAAAAGAAGAAGCAAATAAAAGCTATATTGCTCATAATAAATTTATGATACTGCTGAAAGATGGTAAACCTATTGAGATATTATCGGGGTCTACCAATATAACAGCAAAAGGAATTTTTGGTCAATGTAACGCTGCTCACATTATCAGAGATGAAGAGGTCGCTCAAAAATTTCATCAATATTGGGAATATTTAGCACAAGATCCAATTAACGAAGTGTTAGGTAAGCAAACTTTGGAAATTCAAGAAGATATATTGTATGATAATCTTAACAAGGGTATAACCGTATTTTTCAGTCCCCGCGAACAAAAAACTATTCTTAAAACGTATGCTGAATATATGGATAATTCAAAAAGTCTTATTTGTGGAATGTTTCCATTTTCTTTTAGTAAGCATATGAAAGAAATAATAACTAAAGATACAGAAAATCTCAAATACATCATCTTAGATAATAATAGATCTATACATACTACATTAGTTTCAAACGATTATGATAATGTAATAATTTATGGAACTTATTTAAAAGATGGTCTATATGATTGGCTCGCAGAAAAACATTCAGGTTTACTATTGAATGCAAAGCCAAGTGGAGTAGGGACAAATTTCATTCATAATAAAATTATACTTATTGATCCTCTAGGTGAAGATCCTATTGTCATTTCCGGTTCTGCAAATTATAGTGATAATTCAATTTTGAATAATGATGAGAATACTTTGGTAATTAGAGGTGATAAGGATTTAAGTGATCTTTATTTTACTGAATTTGTAAGAATTTTTAATCATTATTATGCGCGATCTAAAGCTTTAGAAATGTCGGGAAAAGTTTCAGGGAACGATAATCCATTGCATTTGAAGACGGACTACCTTGCTTGGGTAAAATCATTCTACAATAAAAATGCATTAAAATATAAGAGAAAAAAAATGTTTGTAGATTTAATCTGTTCCTGA
- a CDS encoding PRTRC system protein C: MLLATQLERVFILKDNGQDIRLTDPEPKWSVEAVMNFYANNYPILTTAKVSAPLIKDDTIQYQFESVMGTKG; this comes from the coding sequence ATGTTACTCGCAACACAATTAGAACGGGTTTTCATTCTGAAAGATAATGGACAGGATATTCGCCTGACAGACCCCGAACCAAAATGGAGTGTAGAAGCAGTGATGAATTTTTATGCTAATAATTATCCAATTCTTACCACTGCAAAGGTTTCCGCTCCTCTGATTAAAGATGACACTATTCAATATCAATTTGAAAGTGTAATGGGAACTAAAGGATAA